One stretch of Aquimarina sp. Aq107 DNA includes these proteins:
- a CDS encoding acyl-ACP desaturase, which yields MAIDNIRLEVMQLLEKKIESFIDKFLIPIDKVWQPTDFLPDSQNEDTFFDEVKELRELAKELPYDFWVVLVGDTITEEALPTYESWLMDVEGVNQHEGEGGNGWSRWVRYWTSEENRHGDTLNKYLYLSGRVNMIEVERTTQHLINDGFDIGTDRDPYKNFVYTSFQELATNISHTRVAKLAKGYSNKSLAKMCKIIAGDEMRHFNAYSEFVKNIFEVDPSQMMVAFSDMMKHKIVMPAVFLRESGNTIGSAFEEFSNAAQRIGVYTSQDYIDIMQRLIDKWEIDKLVDLTDEAEKARDFVMRLPARMQRISERLVIPEEVFEFKWVQPALVK from the coding sequence ATGGCTATAGATAATATTAGATTAGAAGTAATGCAATTATTGGAAAAGAAAATAGAATCTTTTATCGATAAATTTTTGATTCCGATAGATAAAGTATGGCAGCCAACAGATTTTTTACCTGATTCACAAAATGAAGATACATTTTTTGATGAGGTAAAGGAGTTAAGAGAGTTGGCAAAAGAACTTCCATATGACTTTTGGGTCGTTTTAGTTGGAGATACGATTACAGAAGAAGCACTTCCTACTTACGAATCCTGGTTAATGGATGTAGAAGGAGTAAATCAACATGAAGGAGAAGGTGGAAATGGCTGGTCTAGATGGGTACGATATTGGACTAGTGAAGAAAATCGACATGGAGATACTTTAAATAAGTATTTGTATTTGTCAGGAAGAGTAAATATGATCGAAGTTGAACGTACAACGCAACATTTAATTAATGATGGTTTTGATATCGGAACGGATAGAGATCCTTATAAAAACTTCGTTTATACTAGTTTTCAAGAGCTAGCAACTAATATTTCGCATACTAGAGTAGCAAAATTGGCAAAAGGGTATTCTAACAAGTCTCTAGCTAAAATGTGTAAAATTATTGCTGGTGACGAGATGCGTCATTTTAATGCGTATAGCGAATTTGTAAAAAACATATTCGAAGTAGATCCAAGTCAAATGATGGTTGCTTTCAGTGATATGATGAAGCATAAAATTGTAATGCCAGCCGTTTTTTTAAGAGAGTCCGGAAATACTATAGGAAGTGCTTTTGAAGAGTTTTCTAATGCTGCTCAACGAATAGGAGTATACACTTCTCAGGATTACATCGATATTATGCAACGTTTGATTGACAAATGGGAAATTGACAAGCTTGTGGATCTTACTGATGAGGCAGAAAAAGCACGAGATTTTGTAATGAGATTACCTGCTAGAATGCAACGTATTAGTGAGAGATTAGTGATTCCAGAAGAAGTTTTTGAATTTAAATGGGTGCAACCTGCTTTAGTGAAATAA
- a CDS encoding BrxA/BrxB family bacilliredoxin has translation MYPADLVKPMREDLTNIGFDELQTAADVEAAIAKEGTTLVVVNSVCGCAAANARPGAKASLVNDKKPDNLVTVFAGVDREATDKARGYMIPFPPSSPSMALFKNGELVHMLERHHIEGRPADMIAENLKDAYNEHC, from the coding sequence ATGTATCCAGCAGATTTAGTAAAGCCAATGCGTGAAGACCTAACAAATATAGGTTTTGATGAATTACAAACAGCAGCTGATGTAGAAGCTGCGATTGCAAAAGAAGGAACAACTTTAGTTGTTGTAAATTCTGTTTGTGGTTGTGCTGCGGCTAATGCAAGACCAGGAGCGAAAGCTTCTTTGGTAAATGATAAAAAACCAGATAATTTAGTAACAGTTTTTGCAGGTGTAGATCGTGAAGCTACTGATAAAGCACGTGGATATATGATTCCATTTCCTCCATCATCACCTTCAATGGCATTATTTAAGAATGGAGAATTAGTTCATATGTTAGAGCGTCATCATATCGAAGGTAGGCCTGCTGATATGATTGCAGAAAATCTTAAAGATGCTTATAATGAGCATTGCTAG
- a CDS encoding transglutaminase-like domain-containing protein: MPKLVLFILLSLLSASQSYSQDFDRIEAIVHLYPKKYKTPKKLAEQISKDFDSEIDKAKALYYWITKNISYDYKESGKYYTDYANSYKSVQHNPFPSFRSTNYIDYHRDKSGSKKHLQTEKKYREKISKRVISSGIAVCEGYTQLFKDVCDHLGIICFYVLGNGKNQIHHIGKEYRSDHAWNIIEIDFKKYLIDATWGSTGYYDVDTQEFIEEPNYFYFGTPAEVFIKGHYPNFYENSLLVDNISKEEFSEAPLFYQHEKSKDFSLISPLTGILKKRDAVIQEFVIEYDQPVHSIVYLVNNQQFNYKGKIAYNDGKISFNVDLSHPNAKELVIFINEIPMVGFKIE, encoded by the coding sequence ATGCCTAAGCTAGTATTATTTATTTTATTAAGCCTATTATCTGCTAGTCAATCCTACAGTCAAGATTTTGATAGAATTGAGGCTATTGTACATTTATACCCTAAAAAATATAAAACCCCTAAAAAACTTGCAGAACAGATCTCCAAGGATTTTGATTCGGAAATAGATAAGGCCAAAGCCCTGTATTATTGGATTACAAAAAACATATCCTATGATTATAAGGAATCTGGAAAATATTACACTGATTATGCTAATTCTTATAAATCAGTCCAACACAACCCCTTTCCTAGTTTTCGTTCTACCAATTATATAGATTATCATAGAGATAAATCAGGGTCTAAAAAGCACCTACAGACAGAAAAAAAATATAGAGAAAAAATATCAAAACGTGTTATCTCCAGTGGCATAGCAGTTTGCGAAGGATATACCCAACTTTTTAAAGATGTCTGTGATCACCTTGGAATCATTTGTTTCTATGTATTAGGAAATGGTAAAAATCAAATTCATCATATTGGAAAAGAATACCGCTCTGATCACGCCTGGAATATTATTGAAATAGATTTTAAAAAGTATTTAATAGATGCTACCTGGGGTAGTACAGGATATTACGATGTCGATACACAAGAATTTATCGAAGAACCTAATTATTTCTATTTCGGTACGCCAGCCGAAGTTTTTATTAAAGGGCATTATCCAAATTTTTATGAAAACAGCTTGTTAGTAGATAATATTAGTAAAGAAGAGTTTTCTGAAGCTCCATTATTTTACCAACATGAAAAGTCAAAAGATTTTAGCCTAATTTCTCCATTAACAGGAATCCTAAAAAAAAGAGATGCCGTAATTCAAGAGTTCGTTATAGAATACGATCAACCTGTGCACTCGATTGTTTATTTGGTTAATAATCAACAATTCAATTACAAAGGAAAAATAGCATATAATGACGGGAAAATTAGTTTTAATGTAGACTTATCACACCCTAATGCAAAAGAGCTTGTTATATTTATAAATGAGATTCCTATGGTAGGATTTAAAATTGAATAA
- a CDS encoding carotenoid biosynthesis protein: MRPERKLLISIILIWLFNISGIVGILIGYESWFLPLTPLNLLLYLGLMVWNSRIDKKLILALLIPFGIGMITEYLGVNYGLIFGNYQYGNNLGSKILGVPWIIGVNWALLVYCTAAISKKIHTNIAISSFIGAVLMVALDIIIEVSAPRFDFWEFEGQIVPIQNYIGWVVVSFVAHFLFQKVYKTLQYTISVHIFIAIFIFFTTFLFY; the protein is encoded by the coding sequence ATGCGTCCAGAAAGAAAACTTCTTATATCCATAATTTTAATTTGGTTGTTTAATATTTCAGGAATAGTTGGAATTCTGATAGGATATGAAAGTTGGTTCTTGCCATTAACGCCTCTCAATTTACTATTGTATTTAGGTTTAATGGTTTGGAATTCTAGAATTGATAAAAAATTGATTTTAGCATTATTAATTCCTTTTGGTATTGGAATGATTACGGAATATTTGGGAGTGAACTACGGATTAATTTTTGGGAACTATCAATACGGTAATAACTTGGGAAGTAAAATCTTAGGAGTGCCTTGGATTATCGGTGTAAACTGGGCATTACTAGTATATTGTACAGCAGCAATATCAAAAAAGATACACACAAACATAGCTATTTCTTCTTTTATTGGTGCGGTGTTGATGGTGGCATTGGATATTATCATCGAAGTTTCTGCTCCAAGATTTGATTTTTGGGAGTTTGAAGGGCAGATAGTACCAATTCAGAATTATATTGGATGGGTTGTAGTTTCCTTTGTTGCACATTTTTTATTTCAAAAAGTATATAAAACTTTGCAATACACGATTTCGGTTCATATTTTCATTGCTATATTTATCTTTTTTACCACATTCTTATTTTACTAG
- a CDS encoding PA0069 family radical SAM protein, which yields MEPKRIITGRGAQEKIHNRFSANHYELRDDFLNYLQKEGEPIQNNKTTFIETFPKTIINKVSSPDVGMLYSLNPYQGCEHGCVYCYARNSHEYWGYGAGLDFESKILVKKNAPELLEKKLKSKHWKAYPIALSGNTDCYQPAEKKLKITRQLLKIFLKYKHPVGIITKNALILRDIDILSKLAEDNLVSIFLSITSLEESTRKILEPRTASIKKRLEALEKLNQLGIPTNVMMAPIIPSINSHEILALSKEVSNRGAKSIGYTIVRLNGSIGQIFTKWLEHTLPDKKDKILHQIMECHDGNLNDSEFGRRMKGSGKIADQIHQMFTIARKKYFTKKNNILLNCDLHDSHKDGQLKLF from the coding sequence TTGGAACCAAAAAGAATTATAACAGGAAGAGGCGCTCAGGAAAAAATTCATAATCGTTTTTCTGCCAATCATTATGAACTAAGAGATGACTTTCTCAACTATCTGCAAAAAGAAGGTGAACCGATTCAAAATAACAAGACAACATTCATTGAAACTTTTCCTAAGACTATTATCAATAAAGTAAGTAGTCCGGATGTTGGCATGCTATATTCACTCAATCCATATCAGGGTTGTGAACATGGTTGCGTATATTGTTATGCCAGAAACTCACATGAGTATTGGGGATATGGAGCAGGTCTAGATTTTGAAAGTAAAATTTTAGTAAAAAAAAATGCTCCAGAATTATTAGAAAAAAAACTTAAAAGCAAACATTGGAAAGCATATCCTATTGCTCTTTCAGGAAATACTGATTGCTATCAACCAGCAGAAAAAAAACTTAAAATAACAAGACAACTACTTAAGATATTTTTAAAATATAAGCATCCTGTAGGCATTATAACAAAAAACGCTTTAATTTTAAGAGATATAGATATCCTTTCTAAACTAGCAGAAGATAATCTTGTATCGATTTTTCTTTCTATCACTTCCTTAGAAGAATCTACTAGAAAAATACTGGAACCAAGAACAGCAAGTATAAAAAAACGATTAGAAGCTTTAGAGAAATTAAATCAATTGGGTATTCCAACTAATGTTATGATGGCCCCTATTATCCCATCCATAAACAGCCACGAAATTCTGGCTCTTTCTAAAGAAGTATCTAATAGAGGGGCAAAAAGTATTGGTTATACAATTGTCCGTCTAAATGGTTCCATTGGTCAAATTTTTACTAAATGGCTAGAGCATACATTACCTGATAAAAAAGATAAGATATTACACCAAATTATGGAATGTCATGATGGCAACCTTAACGACAGCGAATTTGGTAGAAGAATGAAAGGAAGTGGTAAAATAGCTGATCAGATCCATCAAATGTTTACCATTGCTAGGAAAAAATACTTTACCAAAAAAAACAATATTCTTTTGAATTGTGACTTGCATGATTCTCATAAAGATGGGCAATTAAAGCTATTTTGA
- a CDS encoding 1-acyl-sn-glycerol-3-phosphate acyltransferase — MLREVMGALKRIISYPLSIVFYLFFGLTLVVFHPLQWLGVKLGGAKGHRGVVNLMNLCLLRCLHVLGVRISFKNSFKLPKNRSLIIVSNHQSMFDVPLISWYLHKHRPKFISKMELGKGIPSISFNLRNGGHALIDRKNAKQSIPEISRFGKYIAKNNFSAVIYPEGTRSRNGKPKSFAHTGLKILMKNAPEALIVPVTINNSWKLVRFGNFPMGVGIHLTLEVKEPINSEGVTKEEILDIAEKRVISTIKT, encoded by the coding sequence TTGCTAAGAGAAGTTATGGGGGCATTAAAAAGGATAATTTCATATCCGCTTTCGATAGTTTTCTATTTATTTTTTGGATTAACATTAGTAGTTTTTCATCCCTTACAATGGTTGGGAGTTAAACTGGGCGGAGCAAAAGGACACAGAGGTGTGGTTAATTTAATGAACCTTTGTCTGCTTCGTTGTTTACACGTTTTAGGAGTAAGAATTAGCTTTAAAAATTCTTTTAAATTACCTAAAAATCGTTCCTTGATTATTGTATCAAATCATCAGAGTATGTTTGATGTTCCTTTGATATCTTGGTATTTGCATAAACATCGACCAAAGTTTATCTCTAAAATGGAGTTAGGAAAAGGAATCCCGAGTATTTCTTTTAATTTAAGAAATGGAGGTCATGCTTTAATAGATAGAAAAAATGCGAAACAATCGATACCAGAAATTTCTAGGTTTGGGAAGTATATTGCCAAAAATAATTTTTCAGCTGTAATTTATCCGGAAGGAACTAGAAGTAGAAATGGAAAACCTAAAAGTTTTGCCCATACAGGATTAAAAATATTAATGAAAAATGCTCCTGAAGCTTTAATAGTTCCGGTAACTATTAATAACAGTTGGAAGTTGGTTAGATTTGGTAATTTCCCTATGGGAGTAGGAATACATCTTACTCTAGAAGTCAAAGAACCTATAAATTCAGAAGGAGTTACTAAAGAAGAAATACTAGATATTGCAGAAAAGAGAGTAATCTCTACCATAAAAACGTAA
- a CDS encoding lycopene cyclase family protein: MQKYDYIITGTGASGLILAYYLINDTFFDQKKILLIDKEEKNRNDRTWCFWEEGKGTWDSVVSKKWINIFFGSTDFSDTIDISPYQYKMIRSKDFYNHVFKQLSKKSNITIVQETVIGFVDEGSIVEVETDQRMYLGGKVFNSIPFSKQFKTQKKYPLLNQHFIGWFIKVENHTFDSQIATFMDFDIDQKGNTRFMYVLPMSKTEALFEYTLFSKDLLSKEEYEKEIKAYLHATGIKEYSIIEKEIGCIPMTSYEFGKQNSRNIIHIGTAGGWTKASTGFTFLNTEKKVKKLIKFLKRRGDLSKFEKRTKFWYYDLFFLDLLSKENQNGAILFSRLFGKNNTYKILKFLNEETSLIEDLKIMSTMPTSKFLKMVWNRLIK, encoded by the coding sequence ATGCAGAAATATGATTATATTATTACAGGTACCGGAGCATCAGGTTTGATATTGGCTTATTATTTAATTAATGACACTTTTTTTGATCAAAAGAAAATATTGTTAATTGATAAAGAAGAAAAAAACAGAAATGACCGTACTTGGTGTTTTTGGGAAGAAGGAAAAGGAACTTGGGATTCTGTTGTAAGTAAAAAATGGATTAATATCTTTTTCGGGAGTACTGATTTCTCAGATACAATAGATATTTCTCCATATCAATATAAGATGATTCGGAGTAAAGATTTTTACAATCACGTTTTTAAACAATTAAGTAAAAAATCGAATATCACTATAGTACAGGAGACCGTAATAGGATTTGTAGATGAGGGTAGTATAGTAGAGGTAGAGACTGATCAAAGAATGTATTTGGGCGGTAAGGTTTTTAATAGTATACCATTTTCTAAACAGTTTAAAACACAAAAAAAATACCCTTTATTAAATCAACATTTTATAGGATGGTTTATAAAGGTAGAAAACCATACTTTTGATAGTCAGATAGCTACCTTTATGGATTTTGACATTGATCAAAAAGGGAATACAAGATTTATGTATGTATTGCCGATGTCTAAAACAGAAGCTTTGTTTGAGTACACCTTGTTTTCTAAAGATCTTCTTTCTAAAGAAGAATACGAAAAGGAAATTAAAGCATATTTACATGCGACCGGGATTAAAGAGTATAGTATTATAGAAAAAGAAATAGGATGTATTCCTATGACCTCGTATGAGTTTGGAAAACAAAATTCTAGGAACATCATTCATATCGGAACGGCTGGTGGATGGACAAAAGCTAGTACTGGATTTACTTTTCTGAATACAGAAAAAAAGGTAAAAAAACTCATCAAGTTTCTTAAAAGACGCGGGGATTTATCCAAATTTGAGAAACGAACTAAATTTTGGTATTATGATTTATTCTTTTTAGATCTATTATCAAAAGAAAATCAGAATGGTGCTATTTTGTTTTCACGATTATTCGGAAAAAATAATACATATAAAATCTTGAAATTTTTAAATGAGGAAACCTCATTGATAGAAGATCTAAAGATAATGTCAACAATGCCTACTAGTAAATTTCTTAAAATGGTCTGGAATCGATTGATTAAGTAG
- a CDS encoding HD domain-containing protein produces MTKEQIIHKTVDFVKNTLRDAEGGHDWFHIERVFKTSKTIARSEKVDVFIVSLGALLHDIADSKFHNGDETIGPKIARNFLESLQLEKDIVNHVVLIIENISFKGGNTKQKFTSPELNVIQDADRLDAIGAIGIARCFNYGGFKNRTLYDPEIVPNLNMTKEEYKSSTAPTINHFYEKLLLLKDRMNTETGREMAEKRHLFMESFLEEFFKEWEGRH; encoded by the coding sequence ATGACTAAAGAGCAGATTATACATAAAACTGTTGATTTTGTAAAGAATACGCTAAGGGATGCTGAAGGAGGACATGATTGGTTTCACATCGAACGGGTTTTTAAAACATCAAAAACCATCGCTAGAAGTGAAAAGGTAGATGTTTTTATAGTTTCTCTGGGAGCATTACTTCACGATATCGCAGATTCTAAATTTCATAATGGAGATGAAACGATTGGTCCAAAAATAGCAAGGAATTTTTTAGAAAGTCTTCAGTTAGAAAAAGATATTGTTAATCACGTAGTACTTATTATTGAAAATATCTCCTTTAAGGGAGGCAATACGAAGCAGAAATTTACATCCCCAGAATTAAATGTTATACAAGATGCAGATCGCTTAGATGCTATTGGAGCCATTGGAATTGCCCGTTGTTTTAATTATGGAGGATTTAAGAATAGAACGTTATATGATCCCGAAATAGTGCCTAACTTAAATATGACCAAAGAAGAATATAAAAGTTCTACTGCTCCAACTATAAATCATTTCTACGAGAAATTGTTATTGCTTAAAGATAGAATGAATACGGAAACTGGTAGAGAAATGGCAGAAAAAAGACATCTCTTTATGGAATCATTTCTAGAAGAATTTTTTAAAGAATGGGAAGGCAGACATTGA
- a CDS encoding TerB family tellurite resistance protein, with translation MIKWIAALLGGIFFRFPGAILGFILGSLLDTTTKSKGSGGFTQVFTQEKKVSPGDFELNLLSLSSIVIKADGRINQTELDYVRQYFVSAYGKERANATFRTFNEIIKNREISAQRICLFLTQRTRYAARLQILHFLFGIANADGSVSNAEAIEIQKMAGFMRINFSDFESIKAMFFKTGNHAYKILEVEKTATDAEIKKAYRTMVKKYHPDKVQHMDPVHIKGAEEKFKEVQKAYEQIQKERGLT, from the coding sequence ATGATTAAATGGATTGCTGCTTTACTAGGAGGTATCTTTTTTAGATTTCCAGGAGCCATATTAGGTTTTATACTAGGCAGTTTGTTAGATACTACTACCAAGAGTAAAGGAAGTGGAGGATTTACTCAAGTGTTCACCCAAGAAAAAAAAGTAAGTCCTGGAGATTTTGAATTAAATCTACTTTCGCTTTCTTCTATTGTAATAAAAGCTGATGGTCGTATAAATCAAACAGAACTAGATTATGTTCGTCAGTATTTCGTAAGCGCTTATGGAAAAGAGCGTGCTAATGCCACGTTTAGAACCTTTAATGAAATTATAAAAAACAGAGAAATTTCTGCCCAACGCATTTGTTTGTTTCTTACTCAGCGTACTCGTTATGCTGCAAGGTTACAGATTCTTCATTTCCTATTCGGAATTGCCAATGCAGATGGTAGTGTGAGTAACGCTGAAGCGATAGAAATTCAGAAAATGGCTGGATTTATGCGAATAAATTTTAGTGATTTTGAAAGTATCAAAGCCATGTTCTTTAAGACCGGAAATCACGCCTATAAAATTCTTGAAGTTGAAAAAACAGCTACTGACGCCGAAATAAAAAAGGCATACCGAACCATGGTTAAAAAATACCATCCTGATAAAGTACAACATATGGATCCTGTTCACATAAAAGGAGCAGAAGAAAAATTTAAAGAAGTACAAAAGGCTTATGAACAGATCCAAAAAGAACGTGGTCTAACATAA
- a CDS encoding TIR domain-containing protein: MKNRSYEYDVALSFAGENRAYVEKVANSLKTKGVKVFYDLFEEANLWGKNLYEYLSEIYQNKARYTVLFVSSFYNKKLWTNHERVSMQARAFQESREYILPARFDNTEIPGILKTIGYINLENRTPEELAVLIENKLKKDQTFLKNRWSKLSTMISPKPFIFTIKVVDEKSQLIKHAKVVLVANNSTYLEGFTDENGLAHFVIRTRKLYTVLIAHSEYPAVVFNSMNPKEDVEVTIEKTNNSGSIIINKSGQIPGISGKIEPVLKSDKNLSLYADNIAIEGGKDQPYDFELNKSIALEDNKGNIVYLTFRFFQARIALIDFYKDRSM; the protein is encoded by the coding sequence ATGAAGAATAGAAGTTATGAATATGATGTGGCTTTATCTTTTGCAGGAGAGAATAGGGCGTATGTAGAGAAGGTAGCGAATAGCTTAAAAACAAAAGGAGTTAAAGTGTTTTATGACTTGTTTGAAGAGGCTAATTTGTGGGGAAAGAATTTATATGAGTATTTGTCAGAAATTTATCAGAATAAAGCAAGGTATACAGTGCTTTTTGTATCCAGTTTTTATAATAAAAAATTATGGACGAATCATGAGAGAGTTTCGATGCAAGCAAGAGCTTTTCAGGAGAGTAGGGAATATATATTACCTGCTAGATTTGATAATACAGAAATCCCTGGAATTCTTAAAACTATCGGTTATATTAATCTGGAAAATAGAACTCCAGAAGAATTAGCCGTTCTAATTGAGAATAAATTAAAAAAGGATCAAACTTTTTTAAAAAACCGATGGTCGAAACTCTCTACCATGATTAGCCCCAAACCGTTTATTTTTACAATTAAGGTAGTTGATGAAAAGTCGCAACTGATTAAGCATGCGAAGGTAGTTTTAGTAGCAAACAATTCGACATATCTCGAAGGATTTACAGATGAGAATGGTCTAGCTCATTTTGTTATTAGAACAAGAAAATTATATACAGTTCTTATCGCCCATTCAGAATATCCAGCGGTGGTTTTTAATAGTATGAACCCAAAAGAAGATGTAGAAGTTACTATTGAAAAAACTAATAATTCAGGTTCGATTATTATCAATAAATCAGGACAAATCCCTGGGATTTCTGGTAAAATAGAACCTGTACTAAAGTCTGATAAGAACTTGTCATTGTATGCGGATAATATTGCTATTGAAGGAGGAAAAGATCAACCCTATGATTTTGAATTAAATAAATCAATTGCTCTAGAGGATAATAAGGGTAATATTGTATACTTAACGTTTAGGTTTTTTCAGGCAAGAATTGCTTTAATTGATTTTTATAAAGACAGAAGTATGTGA
- a CDS encoding helix-turn-helix domain-containing protein, with translation MRLHRLFILSILLFCNTLISQVENIIVTKNEEDIRLQLEALDESKIDEIISLSNILYKIAFDKDDPKGMINALERLSIANLNSGNNNLAIEYLDNASSIAFQNKMFEEQVQIMNLKGNHYFDIEEYDKSSSTYSKALSKAEEINNPSFMSVIKTNLAFIKLRTGDYKTALKELKDSEEELLINPYKRSQERVNIGIMLFNARISEAYIKLNKLDSALYANNKGLSYTEKVKVDNIHIDLLMHRGIIYKNKKDYTNALTFLNQAKELCYKANDIIFLGKILNLLAECKLDLKEYKGSIEVLLESEEILTKKYSNSDEISKCYKLLGQAYKMDGDLKKSNSYYEKHILSLSKLNNKRSLASRKVQDITMNDFQNEINDLENQKKKQKSKLTYSQIGLVIVVFGLILVTFFFQKTKRKNKEKFETLLAEIERKEKANTSEITVNDLAINDPIIDTKDKKLESRSSELDISDDLYEQILIGLKKIESQEYYLKTDCNLYNVAKKINTNTSYLSKVINAHFNKNFNTYINDLRINYTIVRLKNDSKFRSYSIKSIAKDVGYKSADSFSKYFKIHTGLLPSFYVKQLNSKN, from the coding sequence ATGAGATTGCATCGTTTATTCATCTTATCTATTCTTTTGTTTTGTAATACTTTAATTTCTCAGGTTGAGAATATTATTGTTACAAAGAATGAAGAAGATATTCGTCTTCAGTTAGAAGCTCTTGATGAAAGTAAAATAGATGAAATCATTTCCTTAAGTAATATTTTATACAAAATAGCCTTTGATAAGGATGATCCAAAAGGAATGATAAACGCTCTGGAACGTTTAAGCATTGCCAATCTTAATTCTGGAAATAATAATTTAGCTATCGAATATCTCGACAATGCTTCTTCTATTGCATTCCAAAATAAAATGTTCGAGGAACAGGTGCAGATAATGAACCTTAAAGGAAATCATTACTTTGATATAGAAGAGTATGATAAATCAAGTTCTACTTATTCAAAAGCATTATCTAAAGCAGAAGAGATTAACAATCCTTCTTTCATGTCTGTAATTAAAACTAACCTTGCATTTATAAAACTAAGAACAGGTGATTATAAGACTGCTCTTAAAGAACTAAAAGATAGCGAAGAAGAACTTTTAATAAACCCATATAAAAGAAGTCAGGAACGAGTTAATATAGGGATCATGTTATTTAATGCTCGAATTTCTGAAGCTTATATAAAATTAAATAAACTAGATTCTGCATTATATGCTAACAATAAAGGATTATCGTATACTGAAAAAGTAAAAGTTGATAATATACATATTGACCTGTTAATGCATCGAGGTATTATCTATAAAAACAAAAAGGATTATACCAATGCGCTTACATTTTTAAACCAGGCAAAAGAGCTGTGCTATAAGGCAAATGATATTATCTTTCTAGGAAAAATTCTCAATTTACTCGCAGAATGTAAACTAGATTTAAAAGAATACAAAGGAAGCATTGAAGTATTACTCGAATCTGAAGAAATTCTTACCAAGAAATATAGTAACTCTGACGAAATAAGCAAATGTTATAAATTACTTGGTCAAGCCTATAAAATGGATGGTGACTTAAAAAAATCTAATTCGTATTATGAAAAACATATTTTAAGTTTAAGTAAACTCAATAATAAGAGATCATTAGCATCTAGAAAGGTTCAAGACATAACCATGAATGATTTTCAAAATGAAATAAACGATCTCGAAAATCAAAAAAAGAAACAAAAAAGCAAACTCACCTATTCTCAGATTGGATTAGTTATTGTAGTTTTTGGACTTATCTTGGTAACATTCTTTTTTCAGAAAACAAAGAGAAAGAACAAAGAAAAGTTTGAAACATTACTCGCTGAAATTGAAAGAAAAGAAAAAGCAAATACTTCGGAAATAACTGTTAATGACCTTGCAATTAACGACCCCATTATCGACACTAAAGATAAAAAATTAGAATCCCGATCCAGTGAATTAGATATAAGTGATGATTTATATGAACAAATACTTATTGGATTAAAAAAAATAGAATCCCAAGAATATTATCTTAAAACAGATTGCAATCTATATAATGTAGCCAAGAAGATCAATACAAATACTTCTTACCTATCTAAAGTAATTAATGCCCACTTTAATAAGAATTTCAACACCTATATCAATGATCTAAGAATAAACTATACAATAGTTCGACTTAAAAACGATTCTAAATTTAGATCATATTCTATTAAATCGATTGCTAAAGATGTTGGATATAAAAGTGCCGATTCTTTTTCTAAGTACTTTAAAATTCACACAGGACTACTCCCATCTTTCTATGTGAAACAATTAAATTCTAAAAATTGA